A genomic segment from Anomaloglossus baeobatrachus isolate aAnoBae1 unplaced genomic scaffold, aAnoBae1.hap1 Scaffold_177, whole genome shotgun sequence encodes:
- the LOC142260749 gene encoding uncharacterized protein LOC142260749, protein MDWKLSKKSKHGLSSKRTTPERCPRPLLPQDCKQEDPDVPQDVFPPALSNDCIGSSDGNLISSEFITDDESLTHDTYEENAVVPDIPPVLPRKALSSDLFKPVQNSDCQKAYTGEKPYLCSKCGKCFIQKLDLFKHQITHTGKKPFSSSESEKCFTHRITLANHPKNKSRKNPFSCSECGKCFIQKSDLVRHQKIHTGEKPFSCSECGKGFIRKSELDGHQKSHTGEKLFSCSECGKCFIHKSELVRHQKIHTGEKPFSCSECGKCFIQKSDLVRHQKIHTGEKPFLCSECGKCFIRKSELVGHQRFHTREKPFSCSECGKCFIRKSELDRHQNSHTGEKLFSCSECGKCFIHKSELVRHQKIHTGEKPFLCSECGKCFIHRSHFVRHQKNHTGEKPFSCSECGKCFIRKSDLVEHQRIHTGEKPFSCSECGKCFIQKSDLVRHQKIHTGEKPFLCSECGKCFIQKSDLVRHQRSHTGEKPCSCPKCGKCFTRKSGLVYHQKNHTE, encoded by the coding sequence atgactgtattgggagttcagatggaaatctaatatcttcagaatttataacagatgatgaaagtctcacacatgatacatatgaagagaatgctgttgtcccagatatacctccagtccttcctaggaaagctctatcatctgatcttttcaaaccagTCCAAAATTCAGATTGTCAAAAAGcttacactggggagaagccatatttatgttcaaaatgtgggaaatgttttattcagaaattagATCTTTTTAAACATCAAATAACTcatacagggaagaagccattttcaagcTCAGAAAGTGAAAAATGTTTTACTCACAGAATAACACTTGCTAACCATCCAAAAAATAAATCTAGGAagaatccattttcatgttcagagtgtgggaaatgttttattcagaaatcagaccttgttagacatcagaaaattcacacaggggagaagccattttcatgttccgagtgtgggaaaggttttattcggaaatcagaacttgatgggcatcaaaaatctcacacaggggagaagctattttcatgttcagaatgtgggaaatgctttattcATAAATCAGagcttgttagacatcaaaaaattcacacaggggagaagccattttcatgttcagagtgtgggaaatgttttattcagaaatcagaccttgttagacatcagaaaattcacacaggggagaagccttttttatgttcagagtgtgggaaatgttttattcggaaatcagaacttgttgggcatcaaagatttcacaccagggagaagccattttcatgttcagagtgtgggaaatgttttattcggaaatcagaacttgataGGCATCAAaactctcacacaggggagaagctattttcatgttcagaatgtggaaaatgctttATTCATAAATCAGagcttgttagacatcaaaaaattcacacaggggagaagccatttttatgttcagagtgtgggaaatgttttattcacagATCAcattttgttagacatcagaaaaatcacacaggagagaagccattttcatgttcagagtgtgggaaatgttttattcggaaatcagatcttgttgagcatcaaagaattcacacaggggagaagccattttcatgttcagaatgtggtaaatgttttattcagaaatcagaccttgttagacatcagaaaattcacacaggggagaagccttttttatgttcagagtgtgggaaatgttttattcagaaatcagatcttgttaggcatcaaagatctcacacaggggagaagccatgttCATGCCcaaaatgtggtaaatgttttactaggaaatcgggtcttgtttaccatcaaaaaaatcacacagaataa